In a single window of the Papaver somniferum cultivar HN1 chromosome 8, ASM357369v1, whole genome shotgun sequence genome:
- the LOC113305769 gene encoding uncharacterized protein LOC113305769 — translation MGASDIKTVKDVLDLVQRNLASSEDRFTTLEDKLLQKQQKADSNLTMINKRFDEILSRLPSPSRSKDDSGGKNGEEHPLIFGTFTQGGTQHHCNRVPKLGFPRFDGDNPRCWIHKCDRYFFLHNIDESRCMDIKAIYLDVKSDKWFLNFQVGRARITWYEFAHGIFSRFENPVEENFIGSFNKLVQLNSVEEYFEEFKALKALMLANNPSLSEHYFIMSFISGLKEELRNSVAMFYPKSLTQAFSLARMEEQKCQSISSKSIKPSSSYFTASRAFSTSSFPPKPISTSYTTSKSTPTTPKAYSPTPLKPASANPIIKRLTQDQMRIHRDKSLCYNCDEVYSTSYRCKVRQQLFMVQAENSDSQEQDHDEEVFEESVDSPIDSDMEISLHAITGTVTGDTIRIPGLLKSKSISILIDTGSTTSFLDCSLATKLKCRVEQTAPMLVTVANGEKTMSTGICSKLHWSMQGYHFTEDLILLTLGGCDMVLGANWLKKLGDIVSNFPKLSVSFLHLGHHITLQGTTTSPSLLMMSGSVVKKFLEKTTHGLIGHLFSVTSSPIPPPVPPPILPLLSEFNDIFAEPSSLPPHRTLDHSIPLKPGAQPPNQIPYRCLIIYFKCVRTSALSLNEKYLKFIAEAEFIRNPDLLILFDLHFYVPRTVQVDHAVFLEKYTCAEKLDLKVVFGPPGEN, via the exons ATGGGTGCTTCCGATATCAAAACGGTTAAGGATGTTCTGGATCTGGTTCAACGGAATCTGGCAAGCTCTGAAGATCGATTCACTACTTTGGAAGACAAGCTTCTTCAAAAACAGCAGAAGGCTGATTCCAATCTTACTATGATTAACAAGCGGTTCGATGAAATTCTATCTCGTTTACCTTCACCATCTAGATCCAAGGATGATTCTGGTGGGAAAAACGGCGAAGAACATCCTCTAATCTTTGGTACTTTCACTCAGGGTGGAACTCAACATCACTGTAATCGCGTTCCAAAACTCGGTTTCCCTCGATTCGATGGCGACAACCCTCGTTGTTGGATCCATAAATGTGACCGATATTTTTTCCTTCACAACATTGATGAGTCGCGTTGTATGGATATAAAAGCTATCTATTTGGACGTCAAGTCTGATAAATGGTTTCTCAATTTTCAGGTTGGTAGAGCTCGTATCACTTGGTATGAATTTGCTCATggtattttttctcgattcgaaaaTCCAGTTGAAGAAAATTTTATTGGTAGTTTTAATAAATTGGTTCAACTTAATTCCGTAGAGGAATATTTTGAGGAATTTAAAGCTCTTAAAGCTCTTATGCTTGCTAACAATCCTTCTTTAAGtgaacattatttcatcatgagtTTTATTAGTGGGTTGAAAGAGGAATTACGAAATTCTGTTGCTATGTTTTACCCAAAGTCACTTACACAAGCTTTTTCTTTAGCTAGAATGGAGGAGCAGAAATGTCAATCTATTTCTTCTAAGAGTATTAAACCATCATCCAGTTATTTCACAGCCTCTAGAGCTTTCTCTACTTCCAGTTTTCCTCCTAAACCAATTTCAACTTCTTACACTACTTCTAAGTCAACTCCTACCACTCCAAAAGCTTACTCACCCACACCCCTTAAACCTGCATCAGCTAACCCAATTATTAAGCGCCTTACTCAAGACCAAATGCGCATTCACAGAGATAAGAGCctttgttataattgtgatgaagtTTACTCAACGAGTTACAGGTGTAAAGTTAGACAACAACTATTTATGGTACAAGCTGAGAATTCTGACTCCCAAGAACAAGATCATGATGAAGAAGTTTTTGAAGAGTCTGTGGACTCCCCAATTGACTCTGACATGGAGATTTCTCTTCATGCCATCACTGGTACTGTTACAGGTGACACTATAAGAATCCCTGGTCTTCTTAAGAGTAAGTCAATTTCTATTCTTATTGATACTGGCAGCACAACTAGCTTTTTGGATTGTTCTTTGGCCACTAAGCTCAAATGCAGGGTAGAGCAAACTGCACCAATGCTAGTCACTGTTGCTAATGGTGAGAAAACTATGAGTACTGGTATTTGTTCTAAGCTTCATTGGAGTATGCAAGGTTATCACTTCACTGAAGATTTAATATTACTTACACTGGGGGGTTGTGATATGGTTTTAGGTGCTAATTGGCTTAAGAAATTAGGTGATATTGTATCTAACTTTCCTAAACTCAgtgtttcttttcttcatctgGGTCATCACATTACATTGCAAGGTACTACCACCTCTCCTTCTCTCCTAATGATGAGTGGTTCTGTTGTAAAGAAGTTTTTAGAAAAAACCACACATGGGCTAATTGGTCACCTTTTTTCTGTCACATCCTCACCTATACCACCTCCAGTGCCACCTCCAATATTACCACTTCTGTCTGAATTTAATGATATATTTGCTGAGCCATCTTCTTTACCTCCTCACAGAACTTTAGACCATTCTATTCCATTAAAACCTGGTGCTCAACCTCCCAATCAAATACCATATAGATGCCTTATCATTTACTTTAAATGTGTAAGAACATCTGCCTTATCTCTTAATGAAAAATATCTGAAGTTTATAGCAGAGGCTGAGTTCATTAGGAACCCAGATTTACTTATTCTATTCGATCTTCATTTCTATGTACCGAGAACAGTACAAGTTGATCATGCA gtgtttttggagaaatatacTTGTGCGGAGAAATTAGATCTAAAAGTGGTATTTGGACCCCCGGGAGAAAATTAA